The sequence TTGGCGACAGCGCCAGTTGGTGTTGATTTACTAGCCTGCCCGCCAGTGTTAGAGTAGACTTCCGTATCTAACACCAGGATATTGACATCGCGCCCTGAAGCAAACACATGGTCAAGCCCTCCAAAACCAATGTCGTAAGCCCAGCCATCACCACCGACGATCCAGATACTGCGCCGGATCAACACGTCGGCCAGGGCCAACAGATCACGCATTTGTGCTGCCTCTGGGGGATCACTGCTCAGCAGTTCGCGCAAACGCTGTTTGAGGATTGCAACGCGCTCGCGTTGTTCACGAATGCCGGTTTCGCTGTGTTGATCAGCATGGAGCAGGTCTTCGACAAATTCAGCACCAAGAATGGGCCGGAGGCGATTAAGCAGCATTCGGGCATGGTCAAGCTGCTGGTCAATACTTAAGCGCATACCCAACCCAAACTCGGCATTGTCCTCGAAGAGTGAATTACACCATGCTGGCCCACGCCCCTCGGCGTTGGTCGTCCATGGCGTCGTTGGTAAATTACCGCCGTAGATTGACGAACAACCGGTGGCGTTGGCAATAATTGCGCGGTCGCCAAAGAGCTGACTAAGCAGCTTGAGATAAGGAGTTTCGCCACAACCGGCACAGGCTCCTGAAAATTCCATCAGCGGCACAAACAGTTGCGTATGCTTTACACTGCCAGACGGAATCTGTGTGCGATCTACATCCGGCAACGAGAGGAAGAAATCCCAGTACGCAGCTTCACGAGCACGAAGAGGAGGTTGCGGTTGGAGATTGATCGCCTTACGACCGGTCGCACGCTTGTCTTTGACCGGACACGCTTCCACACAGAGGCCGCAGCCAGTGCAGTCTTCGGGGGCGACTTGCAATGTGTAGCGCTGACCGGGGAACTCTTTGAAGCGGGCCGGTGCGCTCTGGAATCCTTCAGGGGCTCCGGCAAGCGCCTCTTCAGGATAGACCTTTGCCCGGATAGTAGCATGTGGACACACAAAAACACACTTGTTGCACTGGATACAAATAGCCGGATCCCAGATCGGTATTTCGAGCGCAATGTTGCGCTTTTCCCATTTTGTGGTTCCGGTTGGGAAGGTGCCATCGATAGGGATCGCGCTGACCGGTAACTCATCGCCCCGCCCAGCAATCATCGGTCCCAACACGTCACGCACAAACGGCGGTGCATTGGCCGGTACCGGTGGTCGCATTGGCAGACCGTTATCCTCGCTCGGCGGTGGGATCGGTATCTCGTACAGACGGTCGAGCGTGCGATCAACCGCTGCCCAGTTCTGCTTGACCACGGCCTCGCCGCGACGACCGTAAGTCTTCTTGATCGACTGCTTGATCGCCGCAATCGCATCTTCGCGGGGCAGAACGCCACTAATAGCGAAGAAGCAGGTCTGCATCACGGTGTTGATACGTCCGCGCATACCCACTTCATTGGCAACAGCGGTTGCATCAATCACAAAGAAGCGTAGGTTTAGCTCGCGAATCTTACGCTGGACGACCGACGGCAACTGATGCCAGACCTGATCAGGGCCATAAGGGCTATTGAGCAAGAACACACCATTCGGTGCTGCATACTGCAATACATCAAATCGTTCGAGGAAACTGAACTGGTGGCAGGCTACAAACTGGGCCTGGCCCTTGCCAATCAGGTATGGCGTCGCCAGCGGTGATGGACCAAATCGCAGGTGGGAAATCGTCACCGACCCTGATTTCTTCGAGTCGTAGACGAAATAGCCCTGTGCATAACGCTCAGCCTCACCCTCACTACTATCACCGATAATCTTGATGCTATTCTTATTGGCGCCGACCGTACCATCAGAACCGAGACCCCAGAAGACACAGCGCACTGTGCCGGGCGGATCGATACAGAGATCGGGATCGTAGCTCAGACTGCTCTGGCTAACGTCATCGATAATTCCAACCGTGAAATGCTCTTTGGGGTGTTCCTTCGCCAGCTCGGCGAAAACGGCGGCTGCCATTCCCGGCGTAAACTCCTTCGACGAAAGACCGTAGCGCCCACCGATCACCTTGATCGGCTGACCACGGAGTGCCGCAACAACATCGAGGAAGAGCGGCTCACCAGAGGCCCCC comes from Chloroflexus sp. Y-396-1 and encodes:
- the nifJ gene encoding pyruvate:ferredoxin (flavodoxin) oxidoreductase, which translates into the protein MGTRRVTLDGNEAVANVAYQLSEVIAIYPITPSTPMGELADAFAATGKPNLWGVVPTVYEMQSEGGAAGALHGAMQTGALTTTFTASQGLLLMIPNMYKMAAELTPGVFHVAARALATQGLSIFGDHSDVMAARTTGLGMLASASVQEAQDIALIAHASSLAGKLPVIHFFDGFRTSHEVNTIILLEEDEIRAMIKDEWIHEHRAHALSPEHPVIRGTAQNPDVAFQARERIQPIIDAFPAVVQAQMDRFAEITGRQYHLFDYFGAPDAERVIVVMGSGGETARETAFYLNQQGEKVGVVQVRLFRPFAETAFRAVLPPTVKRIAVLDRTKEPGASGEPLFLDVVAALRGQPIKVIGGRYGLSSKEFTPGMAAAVFAELAKEHPKEHFTVGIIDDVSQSSLSYDPDLCIDPPGTVRCVFWGLGSDGTVGANKNSIKIIGDSSEGEAERYAQGYFVYDSKKSGSVTISHLRFGPSPLATPYLIGKGQAQFVACHQFSFLERFDVLQYAAPNGVFLLNSPYGPDQVWHQLPSVVQRKIRELNLRFFVIDATAVANEVGMRGRINTVMQTCFFAISGVLPREDAIAAIKQSIKKTYGRRGEAVVKQNWAAVDRTLDRLYEIPIPPPSEDNGLPMRPPVPANAPPFVRDVLGPMIAGRGDELPVSAIPIDGTFPTGTTKWEKRNIALEIPIWDPAICIQCNKCVFVCPHATIRAKVYPEEALAGAPEGFQSAPARFKEFPGQRYTLQVAPEDCTGCGLCVEACPVKDKRATGRKAINLQPQPPLRAREAAYWDFFLSLPDVDRTQIPSGSVKHTQLFVPLMEFSGACAGCGETPYLKLLSQLFGDRAIIANATGCSSIYGGNLPTTPWTTNAEGRGPAWCNSLFEDNAEFGLGMRLSIDQQLDHARMLLNRLRPILGAEFVEDLLHADQHSETGIREQRERVAILKQRLRELLSSDPPEAAQMRDLLALADVLIRRSIWIVGGDGWAYDIGFGGLDHVFASGRDVNILVLDTEVYSNTGGQASKSTPTGAVAKFAASGKGGVKKDLAQIAMIYGDVYVARVAFGADDVQTLRAFQEAEAYPGVSLIIAYSHCIAHGYDLRRGLDQQRLAVESGIWPLYRYNPAIHEGSPLTIDSKAPSIDVEVYLRGEGRFQMLQQANPDRYERLVASLRRQVALKWAHLQWMANELIAETKEGLR